A portion of the Macaca mulatta isolate MMU2019108-1 chromosome 4, T2T-MMU8v2.0, whole genome shotgun sequence genome contains these proteins:
- the TREM1 gene encoding triggering receptor expressed on myeloid cells 1 isoform X2 — protein sequence MRKTRLWGLLWMLFVSELRATTELTEEKYEYKEGQTLEVKCDYALEKYANSRKAWQKMEGKMPKILAKTERPSENSHPVQVGRITLEDYPDHGLLQVQMTNLQVEDSGLYQCVIYQHPKESHVLFNPICLVVTKGSSGTPGSSENSTQNVYRTPSTTAKALGPRYTSPRTVTQAPPKSTVVVSTPGSEINLTNVTDIIREKIYSATCCKL from the exons AACTCCGAGCTACAACTGAATTAACTGAGGAAAAGTATGAATACAAAGAGGGGCAGACCCTGGAGGTAAAATGTGACTATGCACTAGAGAAGTATGCCAACAGCAGGAAAGCTTGGCAGAAAATGGAGGGAAAGATGCCCAAGATCCTGGCAAAAACAGAGAGGCCTTCAGAGAATTCCCATCCAGtccaagttgggaggatcacaCTAGAAGACTACCCTGATCATGGTTTACTGCAGGTCCAAATGACCAACCTTCAAGTGGAAGACTCTGGACTGTATCAGTGTGTGATCTACCAGCATCCCAAGGAATCTCACGTGCTGTTTAATCCCATCTGCTTGGTGGTGACCAAGG GTTCTTCAGGTACCCCTGGTTCCAGTGAGAATTCTACCCAGAATGTGTATAGGACTCCTTCTACCACTGCTAAGGCCTTGGGCCCACGCTATACCAGCCCCAGAACCGTGACCCAAGCTCCACCCAAGTCAACTGTCGTTGTCTCCACTCCTGGCTCTGAAATCAACCTTACAAATGTGACAGATATCATCAG GGAGAAGATTTATTCTGCCACATGCTGTAAACTGTAG
- the TREM1 gene encoding triggering receptor expressed on myeloid cells 1 isoform X1, translating into MRKTRLWGLLWMLFVSELRATTELTEEKYEYKEGQTLEVKCDYALEKYANSRKAWQKMEGKMPKILAKTERPSENSHPVQVGRITLEDYPDHGLLQVQMTNLQVEDSGLYQCVIYQHPKESHVLFNPICLVVTKGSSGTPGSSENSTQNVYRTPSTTAKALGPRYTSPRTVTQAPPKSTVVVSTPGSEINLTNVTDIIRVPVFNIVIIVAGGFLSKSLVFSVLFAVTLRSFGP; encoded by the exons AACTCCGAGCTACAACTGAATTAACTGAGGAAAAGTATGAATACAAAGAGGGGCAGACCCTGGAGGTAAAATGTGACTATGCACTAGAGAAGTATGCCAACAGCAGGAAAGCTTGGCAGAAAATGGAGGGAAAGATGCCCAAGATCCTGGCAAAAACAGAGAGGCCTTCAGAGAATTCCCATCCAGtccaagttgggaggatcacaCTAGAAGACTACCCTGATCATGGTTTACTGCAGGTCCAAATGACCAACCTTCAAGTGGAAGACTCTGGACTGTATCAGTGTGTGATCTACCAGCATCCCAAGGAATCTCACGTGCTGTTTAATCCCATCTGCTTGGTGGTGACCAAGG GTTCTTCAGGTACCCCTGGTTCCAGTGAGAATTCTACCCAGAATGTGTATAGGACTCCTTCTACCACTGCTAAGGCCTTGGGCCCACGCTATACCAGCCCCAGAACCGTGACCCAAGCTCCACCCAAGTCAACTGTCGTTGTCTCCACTCCTGGCTCTGAAATCAACCTTACAAATGTGACAGATATCATCAG GGTTCCTGTGTTCAATATTGTCATTATCGTGGCTGGTGGATTCCTGAGTAAGAGCCTGGTCTTCTCTGTCCTGTTTGCTGTCACGCTGAGGTCATTTGGACCCTAG